In Paraburkholderia flava, one genomic interval encodes:
- a CDS encoding LysR family transcriptional regulator translates to MNVTLRQLRVFIEVSRLQSFSRAGDEIGLTQSAVSRCVRELEAEIGLKLIDRTTRDVQLTDVGANLVASVSRLLGDLDDTLREIREIGEQRRGRVVVAASPTIACRLMPQVVAGCGQQFPFITLGLRDDVQSDVIRKVKSGEVDFGVVVGPFSADDLHGEPLMTDTFCIVCREDHRLATQPQVSWSDLEGERLVMLDHASGSRPIIDAALDAHGVTASVVQELGHSATVFGLVEAGVGVSVLPWLALPLPADASLAARPLVPRVERTVELVRRRDRSLSPAAEAVWGLIRQLPARAEDLR, encoded by the coding sequence ATGAACGTGACGTTGCGCCAGTTGCGCGTATTTATCGAAGTTTCGAGGCTGCAGAGCTTCAGCCGGGCGGGCGATGAGATCGGTCTGACGCAGTCGGCGGTGAGTCGCTGCGTGCGCGAGCTGGAGGCGGAAATCGGCCTGAAACTGATCGACCGGACGACGCGCGACGTTCAGCTCACCGACGTCGGCGCGAATCTGGTCGCGAGCGTGTCGCGGCTGCTGGGCGATCTCGACGACACGTTGCGCGAGATTCGTGAGATCGGCGAACAGCGGCGCGGCCGCGTGGTGGTCGCCGCGAGTCCGACGATCGCATGCCGGCTGATGCCGCAAGTGGTGGCCGGCTGCGGACAGCAGTTTCCGTTCATCACGCTCGGGTTGCGCGACGATGTGCAGAGCGACGTGATCCGCAAGGTGAAGTCCGGCGAGGTCGATTTCGGCGTGGTGGTCGGCCCGTTTTCCGCCGACGATCTGCACGGCGAGCCGCTGATGACCGACACCTTCTGCATCGTGTGCCGCGAGGATCACCGGCTGGCGACCCAGCCGCAGGTTTCATGGAGCGATCTCGAGGGCGAGCGTCTCGTGATGCTCGACCACGCGTCCGGCAGCCGTCCGATCATCGACGCGGCGCTCGACGCGCACGGCGTGACTGCATCCGTCGTCCAGGAGCTTGGGCATTCGGCGACGGTGTTCGGGCTCGTCGAGGCGGGCGTCGGCGTCAGCGTGCTGCCGTGGCTCGCGCTGCCGCTGCCCGCGGATGCCTCGCTCGCGGCGCGACCGCTGGTGCCGCGCGTCGAGCGGACCGTCGAGCTGGTGCGTCGGCGCGACCGTTCGCTGTCGCCGGCGGCGGAAGCGGTGTGGGGATTGATCCGTCAGTTGCCGGCGCGCGCCGAGGATCTGCGCTGA
- a CDS encoding transposase, which translates to MMLFDDLRDNEWALVEALFCAEPARSERRGRPRVEARAVVNAVLWVLSTGEGWSKLPGRYPSPPTCRRRFDEWQADGTLTEIVKRLGTSGREVSLRGRIGATAAKPPAPPSRDRLRGAFWTNPESWRAPVKMA; encoded by the coding sequence ATGATGCTGTTCGACGATTTGAGAGACAACGAGTGGGCGCTGGTCGAGGCGCTGTTCTGTGCGGAGCCTGCACGGAGCGAACGGCGCGGACGTCCTCGCGTGGAAGCACGAGCGGTGGTCAATGCGGTGCTGTGGGTGCTGTCGACGGGCGAAGGCTGGTCCAAGCTGCCCGGTCGGTATCCGTCGCCGCCGACCTGCCGGCGTCGCTTCGACGAGTGGCAAGCCGACGGCACGCTCACCGAGATAGTCAAGCGTCTCGGCACGAGCGGCCGCGAAGTTTCGCTGCGCGGGCGCATCGGCGCCACCGCGGCGAAGCCGCCGGCACCGCCGAGCCGCGATCGTCTGCGCGGTGCGTTCTGGACCAATCCAGAATCGTGGCGCGCGCCGGTCAAGATGGCCTGA
- a CDS encoding YdcF family protein, translating to MALVIAGLALFWLIATGWIAAPLLAWAQHSPVPSTPPVFASRNAIVLLGGGTEYADDGTLMPKHDVFARIETSAALYAQCRRISQTCDVIVSGGNPQRHTAPEADTYLPWLLRKQVPRADIVLENRSRTTYENARFVSDIVQHAHYDTLILVTSAYQMPRALLDFHRFGMQPYPAISNTRRIEPGLLPRYDNLVNAETALHELIGIAQFHVYRAIGWF from the coding sequence ATGGCCCTCGTCATTGCCGGTCTGGCGCTCTTCTGGCTGATCGCCACCGGCTGGATCGCGGCCCCGCTGCTCGCTTGGGCCCAGCACAGCCCGGTACCGTCGACACCGCCGGTTTTCGCTTCGCGAAACGCGATCGTGCTGCTCGGCGGCGGCACCGAATACGCCGACGACGGCACGTTGATGCCGAAGCACGATGTCTTCGCGCGCATCGAAACGAGCGCCGCGCTCTACGCGCAATGCAGGCGGATTTCGCAAACCTGCGACGTGATCGTGAGCGGCGGCAATCCGCAGCGGCACACGGCACCGGAGGCCGATACCTACCTGCCATGGCTGCTGCGCAAGCAGGTGCCGCGCGCCGACATCGTCCTCGAGAACCGCAGCCGCACGACCTACGAGAACGCGCGCTTCGTGTCGGACATCGTGCAGCACGCGCACTACGACACACTGATTCTCGTCACGTCGGCGTACCAGATGCCGCGCGCGCTGCTCGATTTCCATCGCTTCGGCATGCAGCCCTACCCTGCGATCTCGAACACGCGTCGCATCGAACCTGGCCTGCTGCCGCGCTACGACAACCTGGTGAATGCGGAGACCGCATTGCATGAACTGATCGGCATCGCACAGTTTCATGTGTACCGCGCAATCGGCTGGTTTTGA
- a CDS encoding DNA-binding protein: MSNIQLDIEWTEAASKKIEKLMPRGGQEAYLALPPVECLPMEGDVLFLGPDGKQQPFIVAERQYHHDGDADWTIVLILDVPQSTH, from the coding sequence ATGAGCAACATCCAGCTGGACATCGAATGGACCGAAGCAGCATCGAAAAAAATCGAAAAGCTGATGCCGCGCGGCGGCCAGGAAGCTTACCTTGCGTTACCGCCGGTCGAATGCCTGCCGATGGAAGGCGACGTGCTGTTCCTCGGACCGGACGGCAAGCAGCAACCGTTCATCGTCGCCGAGCGGCAATACCATCATGACGGCGACGCCGACTGGACCATCGTCCTGATCCTCGACGTCCCGCAGTCCACGCACTGA
- a CDS encoding putative quinol monooxygenase, whose translation MAEVAVVAISVAKPGDEEKLRVAIEGIVEPTRKERGALQYDLHRDVREPRRFVFFERWESEEALAAHAKSAHIEAYKKAIVDWVEHAEIRVLTRIK comes from the coding sequence ATGGCTGAAGTTGCAGTGGTGGCGATCTCGGTGGCGAAACCCGGTGATGAGGAAAAGCTGCGCGTAGCGATCGAAGGTATCGTCGAGCCGACGCGCAAGGAGCGCGGCGCGCTTCAGTACGACCTGCATCGCGATGTGCGCGAACCGCGGCGGTTCGTTTTCTTCGAGCGCTGGGAGAGCGAGGAAGCGCTCGCCGCGCACGCGAAGTCGGCACATATCGAAGCGTACAAGAAAGCGATTGTCGACTGGGTCGAACACGCGGAAATCCGCGTGCTGACCCGGATCAAGTGA